A genomic region of Brevibacillus sp. JNUCC-41 contains the following coding sequences:
- the rpsN gene encoding 30S ribosomal protein S14: MAKKSKVIKAQKQLEMVEKYAQLRKELKEKGDYASLAKLPRDSSPIRAHNRCGVTGRPRGYMRKFNMSRIVFRELAHKGQLPGVKKSSW, translated from the coding sequence ATGGCGAAAAAATCCAAGGTGATAAAAGCGCAAAAACAATTGGAAATGGTCGAAAAGTATGCACAGCTTAGAAAGGAATTGAAGGAGAAAGGGGATTATGCATCATTGGCCAAACTCCCTCGTGATTCATCGCCGATAAGGGCCCACAATCGTTGTGGAGTAACGGGGAGGCCTCGTGGATATATGCGGAAATTCAACATGTCACGTATCGTTTTTAGGGAGCTTGCTCATAAAGGGCAATTGCCAGGTGTCAAAAAGTCAAGCTGGTGA
- a CDS encoding DUF4352 domain-containing protein, whose protein sequence is MNRLMIGALLLTAFGALNTQPAYKEETTAKEKTEEIARPLVKEDVYVPNPQLPDDIKLNQIGQNVSDAKGELTLKAYNKVNETVNVGPIEVKVKEMKVMHATPDYSMIDFFHGYTHDEDFDIVKMNVEIKNNTDKKIKFSPVAFLETDSGEHLTWEDDIYLEELAGEIEGNGSKSGNIGFIVSDGNIKGISFMTSDAVDEEGEVLAKGKSAEFAF, encoded by the coding sequence ATGAACAGACTGATGATTGGTGCCCTGTTATTAACCGCATTTGGTGCTCTTAATACACAACCAGCTTACAAAGAAGAAACGACAGCTAAAGAAAAAACAGAGGAAATTGCACGACCACTGGTAAAAGAGGATGTCTATGTTCCGAATCCACAGCTTCCTGATGATATAAAATTGAACCAGATCGGTCAGAACGTTTCTGATGCAAAAGGCGAATTGACTTTGAAGGCCTATAATAAAGTGAATGAAACAGTGAATGTAGGCCCGATCGAGGTTAAAGTCAAAGAAATGAAAGTGATGCATGCCACTCCGGATTACAGTATGATTGATTTCTTCCACGGCTATACGCATGATGAGGATTTCGATATCGTAAAAATGAACGTGGAAATCAAAAACAATACGGATAAAAAAATCAAGTTTTCCCCAGTTGCCTTCCTTGAAACGGACAGTGGAGAGCATCTGACATGGGAAGATGATATCTACTTGGAAGAACTTGCTGGTGAAATAGAAGGAAACGGTTCAAAAAGCGGAAACATTGGTTTCATTGTAAGTGATGGGAACATAAAGGGCATATCCTTCATGACAAGCGATGCGGTGGATGAAGAAGGGGAAGTCCTTGCAAAAGGCAAGTCAGCTGAATTCGCTTTTTAA
- the purT gene encoding phosphoribosylglycinamide formyltransferase 2, with protein MYKSKKILLLGSGELGKEVIIEAQRLGVETVAVDRYEHAPAMQVAHRSYVIDMLDAEQLRGIVEKEQPDLIVPEIEAIATSELIKLEEKGFHVIPTARAAKLTMDREGIRRLASETLEIPTAAYKFADTYEEFVQAAKEVGFPNVVKPLMSSSGKGQSVCRTEGDLEDCWRIAMEGGRVQNGRVIIEEFIRFDSEITLLTVRAINGTMFCAPIGHIQQGGDYIESWQPHNMTEAQIMEAKRIAHAITDELGGYGLFGVELFLSGDKVYFSEVSPRPHDTGLVTLVTQNLSEFALHIRAILGFPIPEITQISPGASRPLKARDELSEYSIVGVEQALALPNTQVRLFGKPVTKAGRRVAVALSTADSIELARVNAARALECLVVEK; from the coding sequence ATGTATAAATCGAAAAAGATTTTATTATTGGGCTCGGGTGAATTGGGGAAAGAGGTCATAATTGAAGCGCAGAGACTGGGTGTGGAAACCGTTGCTGTAGACCGCTATGAACATGCCCCTGCCATGCAAGTCGCTCATCGCAGTTATGTGATCGATATGCTGGATGCGGAACAACTAAGGGGTATTGTGGAAAAAGAACAACCCGATTTGATTGTACCGGAAATCGAAGCCATCGCTACATCTGAATTAATCAAATTGGAAGAGAAAGGCTTTCATGTCATTCCGACGGCAAGGGCGGCTAAATTGACAATGGATCGTGAAGGAATCAGGAGGTTGGCTTCTGAAACCCTGGAGATTCCGACCGCAGCCTACAAATTCGCCGATACATATGAAGAATTTGTTCAAGCTGCCAAGGAAGTAGGATTTCCCAATGTCGTAAAACCGCTGATGAGTTCCTCAGGTAAAGGTCAAAGTGTGTGCCGCACGGAAGGTGACCTGGAGGATTGCTGGAGAATCGCGATGGAAGGCGGACGGGTTCAAAATGGACGGGTGATCATTGAAGAATTTATCCGTTTTGATTCGGAAATCACGCTGCTTACTGTCCGGGCCATAAATGGTACCATGTTTTGTGCCCCAATCGGTCACATTCAGCAGGGCGGGGATTATATTGAATCCTGGCAGCCGCATAATATGACAGAGGCTCAAATTATGGAAGCGAAAAGAATTGCCCATGCCATTACGGATGAGCTTGGAGGGTACGGATTATTCGGAGTTGAACTTTTCCTTTCAGGGGATAAAGTCTATTTCAGTGAAGTTTCCCCACGACCTCATGATACGGGGCTAGTGACTTTAGTGACTCAGAATTTATCGGAGTTTGCCTTGCATATTCGGGCGATTCTAGGATTTCCCATCCCGGAAATCACGCAGATCAGCCCAGGTGCCAGCCGTCCATTAAAAGCGCGGGATGAGTTATCGGAATATTCTATAGTCGGTGTTGAACAGGCTTTGGCTTTACCTAATACACAAGTGCGTCTTTTCGGAAAACCTGTTACAAAGGCAGGTAGAAGGGTCGCAGTCGCCCTGTCGACTGCCGATTCAATCGAGTTGGCGAGAGTGAATGCGGCCCGTGCTTTGGAATGCTTAGTTGTAGAGAAGTAG
- a CDS encoding cell wall hydrolase: MAVVKHTDADIALLARLLRAEGEGEGDQGMLMIGNVGVNRIRSNCSDFKGLRTIPDMIYQEHAFEAVQKGYFYQRARDREKRLARRSVGGERLWPSKFSLWYFRPPGDCPATWYNQPLVGRFKLHCFYEPTGTECPNIYNTF, from the coding sequence ATGGCCGTTGTTAAGCACACTGATGCCGATATTGCCTTATTGGCAAGATTGCTTAGGGCGGAAGGCGAGGGTGAAGGTGATCAAGGCATGTTGATGATCGGTAATGTAGGGGTCAATCGGATTAGGTCGAATTGTTCCGATTTCAAAGGATTGAGGACGATTCCAGATATGATTTATCAGGAGCATGCCTTTGAAGCTGTACAGAAGGGATATTTTTATCAGCGGGCAAGGGATAGGGAAAAAAGGCTTGCGCGACGGAGCGTAGGTGGTGAAAGGCTATGGCCCTCTAAATTTAGCCTATGGTACTTCAGGCCACCGGGAGATTGTCCGGCAACCTGGTATAATCAGCCCCTGGTTGGGCGTTTCAAGCTTCATTGCTTTTATGAACCAACAGGTACAGAATGTCCGAACATTTATAATACATTTTAA
- a CDS encoding YpzG family protein: protein MSYKDQLDPHSQKFHHNWTRPKRSKSQVNGHTQESQTNIILRSNAKAHRW, encoded by the coding sequence ATGAGCTATAAAGATCAATTAGATCCACATTCTCAAAAGTTTCACCATAATTGGACAAGACCTAAGCGTTCAAAATCTCAAGTTAATGGACATACGCAAGAATCACAAACGAACATTATACTAAGAAGCAATGCAAAGGCTCACAGGTGGTAA
- a CDS encoding nucleotide excision repair endonuclease, whose amino-acid sequence MVMIKIEIPAADISIKQRKQVIEGDEPVIPEIFGFIDFHLIPRDKGGIILFYNENDELIFVGKARKLRPRVKKHFEDNVSPIKEHRNEVKKIDILLVEDAMEREIYETYMINKLHAKYNVDKVFYK is encoded by the coding sequence ATTGTAATGATTAAAATTGAAATCCCTGCAGCGGATATAAGCATCAAACAAAGAAAGCAAGTTATAGAAGGAGACGAACCTGTCATTCCTGAAATTTTCGGGTTTATCGATTTTCATTTGATTCCCCGTGATAAAGGCGGCATCATCTTGTTTTACAATGAGAATGATGAACTGATTTTTGTCGGTAAGGCCCGTAAATTAAGACCAAGGGTCAAGAAGCATTTCGAGGATAATGTTTCTCCGATTAAAGAGCATCGTAATGAAGTCAAGAAAATTGACATTCTTTTAGTCGAAGACGCTATGGAGCGGGAAATCTATGAAACGTACATGATCAATAAGCTTCATGCTAAATATAACGTCGACAAAGTGTTTTATAAATAA
- a CDS encoding PAS domain-containing sensor histidine kinase, producing MSKRLINYGQGQMGIQPEDNTEKFKSFMENNPDAISIVDLEGNTLQVNVAFEEFFGWTNEELIGMPFPIIPDFLKESVNELHDQIKAGVQKKGFETVRLRKDGQLIDVSISLFNIQDDENEPCALVFVYRDITNQKLAEAALKESEQRYRSLVEVSPEAIFVHRNGIIEYMNPMGAKMLGMDSVEDIIGKSVFQFVHLESRESVQKRIDIMRDDHQAVGLLEQKFIRLDGQVFYGETLGLPIIYKGQPAIQVFCRDITERKKTDELLCKSNMLSAVGQMAAGIAHELRNPLTTVKGFLQLLRENPEQKDYLEMTVSEVEKIETLANEFLSLAEPEAKVCEYIQLNDILDSVITLAELQAILNDVEFIKEYNTDSASVFGEPNQLKQVFTNVVNNALEAMPNGGKLHIQLHHGGASAMIRFIDSGCGISNERMQHLGQPFYSTSEKGTGFGLMVSTKIIHEHNGEIHFSSEVGKGTIVEIRLPINESSQ from the coding sequence ATGAGTAAAAGGCTTATTAATTATGGACAAGGGCAAATGGGAATACAGCCGGAGGATAATACCGAGAAATTTAAATCTTTCATGGAGAATAACCCGGACGCCATTTCCATTGTTGATCTGGAAGGAAATACACTTCAGGTGAATGTAGCTTTTGAAGAGTTTTTCGGTTGGACGAATGAGGAGCTCATTGGCATGCCGTTTCCTATTATTCCTGATTTCTTGAAGGAATCAGTCAATGAATTGCATGACCAGATTAAGGCAGGGGTACAAAAGAAAGGCTTTGAAACGGTCAGGTTAAGGAAGGATGGCCAGTTAATCGATGTAAGTATCTCCCTGTTCAATATTCAGGATGATGAAAATGAGCCGTGCGCCCTGGTTTTCGTTTATCGGGATATCACGAATCAAAAACTTGCTGAAGCTGCCTTGAAGGAAAGTGAGCAAAGGTATCGCAGTTTAGTGGAGGTGTCACCTGAAGCGATTTTTGTGCATCGCAATGGGATCATCGAGTATATGAATCCCATGGGGGCGAAAATGCTTGGGATGGATAGTGTGGAGGATATTATCGGTAAATCGGTTTTTCAGTTCGTTCACCTGGAGTCCCGGGAAAGTGTACAAAAAAGAATCGATATCATGAGGGATGATCATCAGGCGGTTGGTTTACTGGAACAAAAATTCATTCGACTTGACGGACAAGTATTTTATGGAGAAACACTCGGTCTTCCGATTATTTATAAAGGTCAGCCGGCCATACAGGTATTCTGCAGGGATATTACGGAGCGTAAAAAGACCGATGAGCTGCTCTGTAAATCCAATATGTTATCAGCGGTAGGACAGATGGCTGCAGGCATCGCACACGAATTAAGAAATCCATTAACTACGGTCAAAGGATTTTTACAATTATTAAGGGAAAATCCTGAGCAAAAGGACTATCTTGAAATGACGGTCAGCGAAGTTGAAAAAATCGAAACCCTGGCCAATGAATTTTTAAGTTTAGCAGAGCCTGAAGCGAAGGTTTGTGAATACATCCAGCTTAACGATATATTGGATAGTGTGATTACGTTAGCCGAGTTACAAGCGATATTGAATGATGTTGAATTCATCAAGGAATATAATACGGATTCGGCATCTGTCTTTGGCGAACCGAATCAGTTAAAACAAGTATTCACGAATGTCGTCAATAATGCGTTAGAGGCCATGCCGAATGGCGGCAAACTTCATATACAGTTACACCATGGAGGAGCCTCTGCAATGATCCGATTCATTGATTCAGGCTGCGGAATCTCAAATGAGCGTATGCAGCATTTAGGGCAGCCATTTTATAGCACCTCTGAAAAAGGAACGGGGTTTGGGCTCATGGTCAGTACTAAAATCATCCATGAGCATAATGGGGAAATTCATTTCAGCAGCGAAGTGGGAAAAGGGACGATTGTAGAGATCAGACTTCCTATCAATGAAAGTTCACAATGA
- a CDS encoding NADPH:quinone oxidoreductase family protein, with protein MIQQFDALVVNKQDDQFTVNIQQLSLDDLPQGEVLIRVHYSGVNYKDSLAAIPNGNIVSSYPIVPGIDMAGVVVSSADSRFKEGDEVIATSYGIGVSQSGGYSQFARVPAEWIVPLPEGLTMKEAMIIGTAGFTAALSVLRLEENNLTPGQGSILVTGATGGVGSFAVSILSKLGYSVEASTGKESEHEYLKEIGAATIVSREEVYDGKLRALGKQKWSGAVDPVGGEPLASVLSQIKYGGAVAVSGLTAGTSLPTTVFPFILRGVNLLGIDSVNCPMETRLKVWHRLATDFKLEHLEQLVQQEITLNELPDVLPTLLKGEARGRTIVKL; from the coding sequence ATGATACAGCAATTTGATGCATTGGTCGTGAACAAGCAAGATGATCAATTCACCGTTAACATTCAGCAACTATCTCTTGATGATCTACCTCAAGGCGAAGTGCTCATCCGTGTTCATTATTCCGGTGTGAACTATAAAGACAGCCTTGCAGCAATTCCAAATGGAAACATTGTCAGCAGCTATCCGATCGTTCCGGGAATAGACATGGCTGGTGTTGTCGTTTCATCTGCGGATTCCCGCTTTAAAGAAGGAGACGAAGTCATTGCGACCTCCTACGGGATTGGCGTTTCCCAATCAGGGGGCTATAGTCAATTTGCCCGTGTTCCTGCAGAGTGGATCGTCCCGCTTCCTGAGGGCCTTACAATGAAAGAGGCCATGATCATCGGAACGGCCGGTTTCACTGCAGCCTTATCGGTTCTGCGACTGGAAGAAAATAACCTCACCCCCGGGCAAGGTAGCATTCTTGTCACTGGTGCAACTGGCGGGGTCGGCAGTTTTGCAGTCTCGATCCTTTCCAAACTCGGCTATTCCGTTGAGGCGAGTACAGGAAAAGAATCGGAACATGAATATTTGAAGGAAATCGGTGCGGCGACCATCGTATCGCGTGAAGAAGTATATGATGGCAAGCTGCGGGCACTGGGCAAACAGAAGTGGAGCGGGGCGGTAGATCCCGTCGGCGGCGAACCGTTAGCTTCAGTCCTTAGCCAAATCAAGTATGGCGGAGCTGTGGCGGTCAGTGGATTGACAGCTGGTACAAGCCTTCCTACCACCGTCTTTCCATTCATCTTAAGAGGGGTTAATCTACTTGGGATTGATTCGGTCAATTGCCCGATGGAAACAAGATTGAAAGTATGGCATCGCCTTGCCACCGACTTTAAACTCGAGCATTTAGAACAGCTTGTTCAACAGGAAATTACACTTAATGAATTGCCTGACGTCCTTCCTACCCTATTAAAAGGGGAAGCAAGAGGCAGAACGATCGTTAAGCTATAA
- a CDS encoding alkaline phosphatase — protein MNRTWSKKVLPITLASALAFGGFSWSAADRVSAKDKTKKDPEIKNVIFMIGDGMGVSYTSAYRYLKDNPGTKVAERTEFDKYLVGQQMTYPEDSAQNITDSASAATAMSAGVKTYNAAIAVDNDKSEVKTVLEAAKEKGKATGLVATSEITHATPASFGAHDENRKNMNSIADDYYNELIKGKHKIDVLLGGGKSNFVRPDVNLAKAFEKDGYSYVTDKNQMLKDKNEQVLGLFASEGLPKMIDRPSETPSLSDMTSSAIQRLNKDKDGFFLMVEGSQVDWAGHDNDIVGAMSEMEDFEKAYKAAIEFAKKDKHTLVVATADHSTGGFSIGAKGIYNWYGEPIKAAKRTPDFMADAIVKGADVEKTLKQYINQNEVKLTDAEIKTVTEAAKSKNVTNVDNAIEAIFDNRTNTAWTTGGHTGEDVPVYAYGPYKERFAGQVDNTDQAKIIFDLLKK, from the coding sequence TTGAATCGCACATGGAGTAAAAAGGTATTGCCAATCACACTAGCTTCAGCATTGGCATTTGGAGGTTTTTCATGGTCCGCTGCGGATCGTGTTTCGGCAAAGGATAAGACAAAAAAAGACCCGGAAATCAAGAACGTGATATTCATGATCGGTGACGGCATGGGTGTGTCCTACACCTCCGCTTACCGGTATTTAAAAGATAACCCTGGTACGAAGGTGGCAGAACGGACAGAGTTTGATAAATACCTGGTTGGCCAGCAGATGACTTACCCAGAAGACTCTGCACAAAATATAACGGATTCAGCTTCTGCCGCAACGGCAATGTCTGCCGGAGTGAAGACTTATAACGCTGCGATTGCAGTGGATAACGATAAATCTGAAGTCAAAACCGTATTGGAAGCAGCAAAGGAAAAAGGAAAAGCGACGGGATTGGTTGCCACTTCAGAAATCACTCATGCTACACCTGCATCTTTTGGCGCCCATGATGAAAATCGGAAAAACATGAATTCAATCGCAGACGATTATTATAATGAATTAATCAAGGGCAAACATAAAATTGACGTCCTATTGGGCGGTGGGAAGTCCAATTTTGTCCGGCCTGATGTCAATTTGGCGAAAGCCTTCGAAAAAGACGGCTACAGTTATGTGACTGATAAAAATCAAATGCTTAAGGATAAAAATGAACAGGTCCTTGGTTTATTCGCTTCTGAAGGACTACCGAAAATGATTGACCGCCCTAGTGAAACGCCTTCTTTATCTGACATGACAAGTTCGGCGATCCAGCGCTTGAATAAAGACAAAGATGGATTCTTCCTCATGGTCGAGGGAAGCCAGGTCGATTGGGCCGGACATGATAATGATATCGTAGGTGCAATGAGTGAAATGGAAGACTTTGAAAAAGCATACAAAGCGGCCATCGAATTTGCGAAGAAAGACAAACATACCCTAGTGGTGGCTACTGCGGATCACTCTACAGGAGGATTCTCGATCGGGGCAAAAGGAATATATAACTGGTATGGTGAACCGATCAAGGCAGCCAAACGCACCCCTGACTTCATGGCGGATGCCATCGTCAAAGGAGCCGATGTCGAAAAGACGTTAAAGCAATATATTAATCAAAATGAAGTGAAGCTAACTGACGCTGAAATCAAAACGGTAACAGAAGCTGCCAAATCAAAAAATGTGACGAACGTCGATAATGCCATCGAAGCCATATTTGACAATCGGACCAATACTGCATGGACTACCGGGGGACATACAGGTGAAGATGTTCCGGTTTACGCATATGGACCATATAAAGAACGTTTTGCAGGCCAAGTCGATAACACGGATCAAGCTAAAATCATCTTTGATCTATTAAAGAAGTAA
- the rpmG gene encoding 50S ribosomal protein L33, producing MRVNITLACTETGDRNYITRKNKRNDPDRIELKKYCPRLKKHTLHRETK from the coding sequence ATGAGAGTGAACATTACTTTAGCATGCACAGAAACAGGGGACCGAAATTATATCACGAGGAAGAACAAGCGGAATGACCCGGACAGGATCGAATTGAAAAAGTACTGCCCGCGATTGAAGAAACACACGCTTCACCGTGAAACGAAGTAA
- a CDS encoding VOC family protein has product MKEEDFLAVKRVDHIGVVVKDLEKSIAFYQDVLELKLKARMTHTNGVIELAFLGYEESDETEIELIQGYSDTLPSEATIHHFAITVDDIEEEYARIKSLDNTELIDEEIVTLPNGYRYFYVYGPEKEWIEFFQR; this is encoded by the coding sequence ATGAAGGAGGAAGATTTCTTGGCTGTGAAAAGGGTCGATCACATTGGCGTCGTTGTAAAAGATCTTGAAAAATCCATCGCCTTTTATCAAGATGTGCTGGAATTAAAATTAAAAGCACGCATGACACATACTAATGGGGTAATCGAACTAGCATTTCTGGGATACGAAGAGTCAGACGAAACAGAAATAGAATTGATTCAGGGATATAGTGACACACTGCCATCCGAGGCAACGATCCACCATTTTGCCATTACCGTGGATGATATCGAAGAAGAATACGCCCGGATCAAAAGCTTGGATAACACTGAGCTGATTGATGAAGAGATAGTCACCCTTCCAAATGGTTATCGCTATTTCTACGTATATGGACCGGAAAAAGAGTGGATTGAATTTTTCCAAAGGTAA
- a CDS encoding DUF1292 domain-containing protein, which yields MGKIREGEVFTLTDDSDEGHEVEVLGSLDVEGTEYVAVGLLEDIEEDTDEDIDIFFFRVEGEGELLDIESDEEFEKVSLAFEAAFEAKE from the coding sequence ATGGGAAAAATTCGTGAAGGTGAAGTTTTCACCCTTACCGATGACAGCGATGAAGGCCATGAAGTTGAGGTTTTAGGATCATTGGATGTAGAAGGAACGGAATATGTAGCAGTAGGTTTGCTTGAAGATATTGAAGAGGATACAGATGAAGATATCGATATTTTCTTTTTCAGGGTCGAAGGTGAAGGTGAACTGCTCGATATCGAATCGGATGAAGAATTCGAAAAGGTATCGTTGGCGTTTGAAGCGGCATTTGAAGCGAAAGAATGA
- a CDS encoding GTP-binding protein: protein MEMKKIPVTVLSGYLGAGKTTLLNHILENRNDLKVAVIVNDMSEINIDASLIKQGGFTRTDEKLVEMQNGCICCTLREDLMIEVEKLAKQGDIDYIVIESTGISEPVPVAQTFSYVDESMGIDLGEYCRLDTMVTVVDGYNFWQDFTSGESLIDRMQGTDAADGREVVDLLIDQIEFANVILLNKIDLIDADAVEELKAVLQKMNADARIIETNHSKVPLKDVLNTHLFDFEEASQGAGWIKELNEEHIPETLEYGISSFIYRRKIPFHPERLMEWLENWPVQVVRAKGFLWLATRNDTAGLLSQAGPSLTLQAAGKWIAAYPEEEQRRILKEAPELLERWDAVYGDRMTELVMIGIQMNRQEIETELDQCLLTETELQQDWSLYEDRLPAFTEIVH from the coding sequence ATGGAGATGAAGAAAATTCCGGTTACGGTATTGAGTGGATACCTTGGTGCGGGAAAGACGACGCTTTTGAATCATATTCTTGAAAATCGGAATGATCTGAAGGTTGCCGTCATCGTTAATGATATGAGTGAAATCAATATTGATGCGTCTCTGATCAAGCAGGGAGGGTTTACCAGGACGGATGAAAAACTGGTGGAAATGCAGAATGGCTGCATTTGCTGTACGCTTCGTGAGGATTTGATGATTGAAGTGGAGAAATTGGCGAAACAAGGGGACATTGATTACATCGTGATTGAATCGACTGGGATAAGTGAACCGGTACCTGTAGCTCAAACCTTCTCGTATGTTGATGAAAGCATGGGAATTGATTTAGGGGAATATTGCCGGCTCGATACGATGGTTACCGTTGTTGATGGGTATAACTTTTGGCAAGACTTCACTTCTGGAGAATCCCTCATTGACAGGATGCAGGGAACTGATGCCGCGGATGGCAGGGAAGTGGTCGATCTATTAATAGATCAAATAGAGTTTGCCAATGTCATCCTGTTGAATAAAATCGATCTAATTGATGCTGACGCCGTTGAGGAATTGAAAGCAGTTCTTCAAAAAATGAATGCCGATGCGAGGATCATCGAAACAAACCATTCCAAGGTGCCGCTAAAGGATGTATTGAATACACATTTATTTGATTTTGAAGAGGCAAGCCAAGGAGCCGGTTGGATAAAGGAATTGAATGAAGAGCATATTCCGGAGACCCTGGAGTACGGGATTTCTTCCTTCATTTACAGAAGGAAAATACCCTTTCATCCCGAGAGGCTGATGGAGTGGTTGGAGAACTGGCCCGTACAAGTGGTGAGGGCAAAGGGCTTCCTTTGGTTGGCAACGAGAAATGATACGGCAGGCTTGCTATCGCAGGCAGGACCGTCATTAACTTTACAAGCAGCCGGTAAATGGATTGCAGCATACCCTGAAGAAGAACAGCGCCGAATTTTAAAGGAGGCACCTGAATTATTGGAACGGTGGGATGCAGTATACGGTGATAGGATGACGGAGCTGGTGATGATTGGCATTCAAATGAATCGACAGGAAATCGAAACTGAATTAGATCAATGCTTATTGACGGAAACTGAGTTGCAGCAGGATTGGTCTCTGTACGAAGATCGATTGCCTGCATTCACGGAAATCGTTCATTAA